A window of the Microbulbifer aggregans genome harbors these coding sequences:
- a CDS encoding HdeD family acid-resistance protein: MTLLGVLTIILGVLALLAPSLTGFSIALLIGVLVLIGGVFRLIWAFRAGSFGKGLLGVALGLLTILAGIILLANPVLLSGMLTIFLAVYFIVDGIAELAAGLGAAGAGGRGWLIFGGIVSILLGIMLWAQFPFSGVWALGILFGIKLFFVGMIMIAGGRALKA; encoded by the coding sequence ATGACACTCCTCGGAGTGCTGACGATCATTCTGGGCGTACTGGCGCTGCTGGCGCCGAGTCTGACCGGGTTTTCCATCGCGCTGCTGATCGGTGTGCTGGTGCTGATCGGTGGTGTCTTCCGTCTGATCTGGGCGTTTCGTGCCGGCAGTTTTGGTAAGGGCTTATTGGGCGTTGCCCTGGGGCTGCTCACGATTCTGGCGGGCATTATCCTATTGGCAAACCCCGTGCTGCTGTCCGGGATGCTGACCATCTTTCTGGCCGTTTACTTCATTGTTGATGGCATTGCGGAACTGGCGGCCGGACTGGGCGCAGCCGGCGCAGGGGGCAGGGGATGGCTGATTTTCGGCGGCATCGTCTCCATCCTGCTCGGCATCATGCTCTGGGCCCAGTTCCCGTTCTCTGGCGTCTGGGCGCTGGGCATCTTGTTTGGTATCAAGCTTTTCTTTGTCGGCATGATCATGATTGCCGGTGGTCGCGCGCTGAAGGCGTAG
- a CDS encoding alpha/beta hydrolase has translation MLVRGLLRLCFSFVLGVLLVLAVGASIYVARLPELQLWHTAILDEEFTADAGIDSFGEYLALEERLFAQLDREIYQRTAVATPDTINRFQRGSLADPERWSPNWNRSFLLEATAPRANVLLLHGLTDAPYSLRRLGETLHGAGATVLGLRIPGHGTAPSGLVSVRWQDMAAAVHLAIQDLASRSDGRPLYLVGYSNGAALAVHYALEALENPELPGVDKLVLISPEIGVAPMAALAIWQARLGDLLGIEKLQWNSIAPLEYEPFKYGAFAVNGGVVTHEITTEIRRRLLTLANRDGLGAMPPTLSFSSVIDATVLAPALVSNFYNLLPPGDHELVLFDVNRMAAVEHLLQWKPDRIIAAVRQVPQRQYTLTVVSNSPENSPAVAAHQWAPDQTEPSVEPLGLEWPDNIYSLSHVALPFAPDDSIYGGRAEGHGPGIQLGRLAMRGERGALVISPSAQLRLRWNPFYSWMEDRAVQFMELD, from the coding sequence ATGCTTGTTCGAGGGCTCCTCAGGCTCTGTTTCTCCTTCGTGCTGGGAGTGCTGTTGGTGCTGGCGGTGGGTGCTTCAATCTATGTGGCCCGCCTGCCGGAACTGCAACTCTGGCATACGGCGATACTGGATGAGGAATTTACCGCGGATGCCGGTATCGATTCTTTCGGAGAGTACCTCGCCCTCGAGGAGCGCCTCTTTGCCCAGCTAGACCGGGAGATCTATCAGCGCACCGCTGTCGCAACGCCGGACACCATCAACCGCTTTCAGCGCGGCAGCCTTGCTGACCCGGAGCGCTGGTCCCCCAACTGGAACCGCAGTTTCCTGTTGGAGGCCACTGCGCCGCGCGCCAACGTATTGTTGCTGCATGGATTGACCGATGCCCCATATAGCCTCAGACGCCTGGGAGAAACGCTGCATGGTGCGGGCGCGACGGTGCTGGGACTCCGGATACCCGGGCACGGCACGGCCCCGTCCGGGTTGGTTTCGGTCCGCTGGCAGGATATGGCCGCCGCCGTCCACCTTGCGATTCAAGACCTTGCCAGCCGAAGCGATGGGCGACCGCTTTACCTGGTGGGCTATTCAAATGGCGCTGCACTAGCGGTGCATTACGCACTGGAGGCTTTAGAGAACCCGGAGTTACCCGGGGTCGACAAGCTGGTGCTGATCTCCCCTGAAATCGGCGTTGCACCCATGGCCGCCTTGGCAATTTGGCAGGCCCGGCTCGGTGACCTGCTCGGAATTGAAAAGCTCCAATGGAACAGCATCGCACCACTGGAGTATGAGCCGTTCAAGTACGGCGCCTTTGCGGTCAATGGCGGTGTTGTCACCCATGAAATAACCACCGAAATTCGGCGTAGGTTGCTTACGTTGGCTAATCGGGATGGGCTGGGCGCGATGCCACCGACGCTCTCGTTTTCTTCGGTGATTGATGCCACCGTATTGGCCCCGGCGTTGGTCAGCAATTTTTATAACCTGCTTCCGCCCGGGGATCATGAGCTGGTGCTGTTCGATGTTAACCGCATGGCAGCGGTGGAGCATTTGCTGCAGTGGAAGCCAGACCGGATCATCGCAGCCGTGCGCCAGGTACCGCAGAGGCAATACACGCTGACCGTGGTGTCCAACTCGCCTGAGAACTCACCAGCCGTCGCCGCCCACCAATGGGCTCCGGATCAGACGGAGCCCTCCGTGGAACCTCTGGGACTCGAGTGGCCAGACAACATCTACTCACTGTCCCATGTCGCCCTGCCTTTTGCGCCGGACGACAGCATCTATGGGGGTAGAGCGGAGGGGCACGGTCCGGGGATACAGCTGGGAAGGCTGGCGATGCGGGGGGAGCGGGGCGCGTTGGTAATCAGCCCCTCAGCGCAATTGCGGTTGCGCTGGAACCCCTTTTATTCGTGGATGGAGGATCGGGCAGTACAGTTCATGGAGCTGGACTGA
- a CDS encoding adenylate/guanylate cyclase domain-containing protein: protein MSPSIAPAIERYLHTSDKDNPMQDRPKEAPGRNIDSRYPFYFRGLICFAAAGTLVNAVNWSAPWDLDKALTLGMAAVLLIYIGLAYRISSRASTGNAGAVQRWLSFTDAVLIGIAIALTNFSLLPALLFVTMVQFNALTAGGGRRWFEHNTGLLLGVGTGYLIHKPAMVVNADLTISAASLIGVFTYFCAYAFYTHKQIAALKQENQSLSADQHVSKMRTYKLSKYLPQRLWRAVTNGKESELVTERKLLTVFFSDIKDFSQLTEELEAETFTELLNGYLSEMARIAGQYGGTIDKFIGDAVMVVFGDDESKGPKSDALRCVAMALAMRKRVTEMKQEWYNKGISRPLQVRMGINTGYCTVGIFGTANHQSYTVMGTHVNLAARLEGAAQPGEILISHETWALIKHSVMCRDRGLVNVKGFSTPVKVYQVTDLRKNLGGQQSYLEEHAPGFSMHMDLDKIRNYDREKVLRSLEKATDTLKKKVII from the coding sequence ATGTCCCCCTCGATAGCGCCAGCCATCGAGCGCTATCTGCACACATCGGATAAAGACAACCCAATGCAGGACCGGCCAAAGGAAGCACCCGGGCGGAACATTGATTCCCGCTACCCCTTCTATTTTCGCGGTTTGATCTGTTTTGCCGCGGCGGGCACCCTTGTAAATGCTGTGAACTGGTCCGCCCCGTGGGATTTGGACAAAGCGCTTACACTGGGCATGGCAGCCGTTCTGCTCATTTATATCGGCCTCGCCTACCGCATCTCCAGTCGAGCTTCGACGGGCAACGCAGGCGCAGTACAGCGCTGGCTCTCATTCACCGATGCCGTCCTGATCGGTATCGCTATCGCCCTGACCAATTTCAGTCTGCTGCCGGCCCTGCTGTTTGTCACCATGGTGCAGTTCAACGCCCTTACCGCGGGTGGTGGCCGACGCTGGTTTGAACACAACACCGGCTTGCTACTCGGAGTCGGAACCGGCTACCTGATCCACAAGCCAGCCATGGTGGTCAATGCAGACCTGACCATCAGTGCGGCGAGCCTGATCGGCGTCTTCACCTATTTCTGCGCCTATGCGTTTTATACCCACAAGCAGATCGCGGCCCTGAAGCAGGAAAACCAGTCCCTGTCCGCGGATCAGCATGTCAGCAAGATGCGCACTTACAAGCTCTCCAAGTACCTGCCCCAGCGGTTGTGGCGCGCCGTCACCAACGGCAAGGAGAGTGAACTGGTCACCGAGCGCAAGCTGCTGACCGTGTTCTTCTCGGACATCAAGGATTTCAGCCAGCTGACGGAAGAGCTGGAGGCGGAGACATTCACCGAGCTGCTGAATGGCTACCTGTCAGAAATGGCCCGAATCGCTGGTCAGTATGGTGGCACCATCGACAAGTTCATCGGCGACGCGGTGATGGTGGTCTTCGGGGACGACGAGAGCAAGGGACCGAAGTCCGATGCCCTCCGCTGTGTCGCCATGGCGCTGGCCATGCGCAAGCGCGTCACCGAGATGAAGCAGGAGTGGTACAACAAGGGCATTTCTCGCCCGCTGCAGGTGCGCATGGGCATCAACACTGGCTACTGCACCGTGGGTATTTTCGGCACCGCGAACCATCAGTCCTACACGGTAATGGGCACCCACGTGAACCTGGCGGCGCGCCTCGAAGGCGCGGCGCAACCCGGCGAGATTCTGATCAGCCATGAGACCTGGGCGCTGATCAAGCACTCGGTCATGTGCCGCGACCGCGGCCTGGTAAACGTGAAAGGCTTCAGCACGCCGGTGAAGGTCTACCAGGTCACCGACCTGCGTAAAAACCTGGGAGGCCAGCAGAGTTACCTGGAAGAACATGCTCCCGGTTTCTCCATGCACATGGATCTGGACAAGATCCGCAATTACGACCGGGAAAAGGTGCTGCGCTCTCTGGAAAAAGCCACAGATACGCTCAAGAAAAAAGTCATTATCTGA
- a CDS encoding nitroreductase family protein, which yields MEALEALHNRVSVGKLTDPAPTEAQRQNIFRAALRAADHAALRPWRFLQVEGEERRKLGELFLRAAEAENNGPLPEAKQEKTLAMPLRAPLILVAITRLQEHPKVPYIEQHLSTGGAVQAMLTAAFAEGVGAYWRTGPLAYNPVVAEGLGLAENERVDGFIYLGTPAKPPRQAPVLATDDFFSHWKAP from the coding sequence ATGGAAGCCTTGGAGGCTCTTCATAACCGCGTATCCGTGGGCAAGCTGACTGATCCGGCTCCGACCGAGGCTCAGCGCCAGAATATCTTCCGCGCCGCCTTACGTGCCGCCGACCATGCCGCCCTCCGTCCCTGGCGCTTCCTGCAGGTGGAAGGGGAGGAGCGCCGCAAGCTGGGCGAGCTGTTCCTCCGTGCCGCCGAGGCGGAGAATAACGGCCCCCTGCCGGAGGCCAAGCAGGAGAAGACCCTGGCTATGCCGCTGCGGGCCCCCTTGATCCTGGTCGCCATCACTCGCCTGCAGGAGCACCCCAAGGTTCCCTATATCGAGCAGCATCTTTCTACTGGTGGTGCTGTCCAGGCCATGCTGACTGCCGCCTTTGCCGAAGGGGTAGGGGCCTACTGGCGCACCGGCCCGCTTGCCTACAATCCGGTAGTGGCTGAGGGCCTGGGACTGGCCGAAAATGAGCGTGTCGACGGCTTCATCTACCTGGGCACGCCCGCCAAACCACCCCGCCAGGCCCCGGTACTGGCTACCGATGACTTTTTTTCACATTGGAAAGCCCCTTAA
- the sugE gene encoding quaternary ammonium compound efflux SMR transporter SugE, which translates to MNWLILIFAGLLEVVWAVGLKFTEGFTRPIPSLVTVAAMAASLYLLSIAMRSLPLGTAYAIWVGIGMVGAVVVGVVMFHESLSVIRVVSLLFLVIGIMGLKFSSGA; encoded by the coding sequence ATGAACTGGTTAATTCTTATCTTCGCTGGTTTGCTGGAAGTGGTCTGGGCAGTAGGGCTCAAGTTCACCGAGGGCTTTACCAGGCCAATCCCCTCTCTTGTAACTGTGGCCGCTATGGCTGCTAGCTTGTACCTTCTCAGTATCGCGATGCGCTCGTTACCCCTGGGGACCGCCTATGCAATTTGGGTTGGCATAGGCATGGTGGGTGCGGTTGTCGTTGGCGTTGTGATGTTTCACGAGTCGTTATCAGTGATCAGGGTGGTCAGCCTGCTTTTTCTCGTCATCGGTATCATGGGCCTAAAATTTTCAAGCGGCGCATAG
- a CDS encoding arylsulfatase, with translation MFRRVLRRKSAALLSAFLLVFTSAVVAEETTGKPGSPGATTTISGKQLPPPPPKFGGVIKEGALQSTPWWPSRVVPPKGAPNILLIMTDDAGFGVPSTFGGVIPTPTMDQIAENGLRYNRIMSTALCSPTRAALITGRNHHSVGFGVIAEQATGFPGYDSIIGADNATIGRILRDNGYATSWFGKNHNTPTYQASQVGPFNQWPTGLGFDYFYGFVGGDANQWGPNLFRNTTQIYPWKGHEGSLKLDRSNPNAEIWPVTGKEPTWNLITAMADDAIDWVSRIHQTDPDQPIFVHYVPGASHAPHHPKKEWVEKIQAMHLFDDGYEKLRERIFENQKKLGVIPKDLKLTPWPKEVLKPWDELSDKEKKLFIRQVEVFAAYVAYNDHEIGRVIQAFEDLGKLDNTLIIYINGDNGTSAEGGPDGTFNEVAFFNSVLPPVDVQMKYYEAWGTEFAYNHMSAGWSWAFDTPFDWFKQNASRLGGVNQNMVVSWPKGIKAKGGLREQFMHVIDVTPTLLEVTGIPAPEYVDGIKQKPIEGTSFAYTFDAKNAKAPSRHKTQYFEMMGQWALYHDGWLLSTKVNRAPWQAFEAANADPLNNQVFQLYDLSKSWNQSEDIAAQHPDKVKEMRKMFVDEAKKYQVFPLNASVAARVAAARPSLTAGRTELVYTRPMTGVPQGDAPFLLNTSYTLTAEITVPKGGAEGMIATSGGRFAGWGFYLLDGKPVFNWNLLNLEWVKWEAPQALTPGKHTIEFDFKYDGLGLGTIKFNSFAGVGKGGTGTLKVDGKVVAQKRMEKTIPIILQWDESFDIGSDTITGIDDSDYLPPFPLTAEFNKLTIKIDRPQLSPEDIKKLEEGMKKAALGVQ, from the coding sequence ATGTTTCGTCGAGTTTTACGCAGAAAAAGCGCAGCACTGCTCAGCGCTTTTCTCCTCGTTTTCACCTCTGCAGTGGTTGCGGAAGAGACCACGGGCAAACCCGGTTCTCCCGGCGCCACGACCACCATCAGTGGCAAACAACTCCCCCCGCCGCCACCGAAGTTCGGCGGCGTGATCAAGGAAGGTGCACTGCAGTCCACCCCCTGGTGGCCGTCCCGGGTGGTACCGCCAAAAGGCGCGCCCAATATCCTGCTAATCATGACCGACGATGCCGGCTTCGGCGTCCCCAGCACCTTTGGTGGTGTCATCCCGACACCGACCATGGACCAGATCGCCGAGAACGGGCTGCGCTATAACCGGATCATGTCCACCGCCCTCTGCTCGCCGACCCGCGCCGCACTGATCACCGGCCGCAACCACCACTCGGTCGGCTTCGGAGTAATCGCCGAGCAGGCCACCGGCTTCCCCGGCTACGACAGCATCATCGGCGCGGACAACGCGACCATCGGTCGCATCCTGCGCGACAACGGCTACGCAACCAGCTGGTTCGGCAAGAATCACAACACACCGACCTATCAGGCCAGCCAGGTCGGGCCCTTCAACCAATGGCCCACCGGCCTGGGGTTTGACTATTTCTACGGCTTTGTCGGCGGCGATGCCAACCAGTGGGGGCCGAACCTGTTCCGTAACACGACACAGATTTACCCCTGGAAGGGACACGAAGGTTCCCTCAAGCTGGACCGCTCGAATCCAAATGCAGAAATCTGGCCGGTCACCGGCAAAGAACCCACCTGGAACCTGATTACGGCAATGGCGGACGATGCCATCGACTGGGTTTCCCGGATCCACCAGACCGACCCGGACCAGCCGATCTTCGTGCATTACGTACCCGGTGCGTCGCACGCACCCCACCACCCGAAAAAGGAGTGGGTGGAGAAAATTCAGGCGATGCACCTGTTCGACGATGGCTATGAAAAGCTGCGTGAGCGCATCTTCGAAAACCAGAAGAAGCTCGGTGTCATTCCCAAAGACCTGAAGCTAACTCCATGGCCTAAGGAAGTACTCAAACCCTGGGATGAGCTCTCGGACAAAGAGAAGAAGCTGTTCATCCGTCAGGTCGAGGTGTTCGCTGCTTACGTGGCCTACAACGACCACGAGATCGGCCGGGTGATCCAGGCCTTTGAGGACCTCGGCAAGCTCGATAATACGCTGATCATCTATATCAACGGCGACAACGGTACCAGTGCCGAAGGTGGACCGGATGGCACCTTCAACGAAGTCGCGTTCTTTAACAGTGTCCTGCCACCGGTCGATGTGCAGATGAAATACTACGAGGCCTGGGGCACCGAGTTTGCCTACAACCATATGTCTGCGGGCTGGTCCTGGGCTTTCGACACCCCGTTTGACTGGTTCAAGCAAAACGCCTCTCGGCTCGGGGGCGTCAACCAGAACATGGTTGTCTCGTGGCCGAAAGGGATTAAAGCCAAAGGTGGCCTGCGCGAACAGTTTATGCACGTCATTGATGTCACCCCGACGCTGCTCGAAGTCACCGGCATCCCGGCGCCCGAGTATGTTGACGGCATCAAGCAGAAACCCATCGAGGGCACCAGCTTCGCCTATACCTTCGACGCGAAGAACGCCAAGGCCCCGTCACGGCACAAGACCCAGTACTTCGAAATGATGGGCCAGTGGGCGCTCTATCATGACGGATGGCTGCTGAGCACCAAGGTCAATCGCGCACCCTGGCAAGCGTTCGAGGCCGCAAACGCGGACCCATTGAACAATCAGGTGTTCCAGCTCTACGACCTGAGCAAAAGCTGGAACCAGTCTGAAGACATCGCCGCGCAGCATCCGGACAAGGTCAAGGAAATGCGCAAGATGTTTGTCGACGAGGCCAAGAAATATCAGGTCTTCCCACTCAACGCGTCAGTGGCAGCGAGGGTCGCCGCCGCGCGTCCAAGCCTGACTGCAGGCCGTACCGAGCTGGTGTATACAAGACCGATGACCGGTGTTCCCCAGGGTGATGCGCCCTTCCTGCTCAACACTTCCTACACACTGACAGCGGAGATCACTGTGCCAAAGGGAGGCGCCGAGGGCATGATTGCCACCTCCGGTGGCCGTTTTGCGGGCTGGGGCTTCTATCTGCTGGACGGCAAGCCGGTATTCAACTGGAACCTGTTGAACCTCGAATGGGTGAAATGGGAGGCCCCGCAGGCACTGACACCCGGCAAGCACACCATCGAGTTCGACTTCAAATACGACGGCCTCGGTCTGGGTACCATCAAGTTCAACAGCTTCGCCGGTGTCGGCAAGGGCGGTACCGGCACGCTAAAAGTGGACGGCAAAGTGGTGGCCCAGAAACGGATGGAGAAAACCATCCCGATCATCCTGCAGTGGGACGAGAGCTTCGACATCGGCTCCGACACGATCACCGGCATCGATGATTCCGACTATCTGCCACCCTTCCCGCTGACGGCGGAGTTCAACAAACTGACGATCAAGATCGATCGCCCGCAATTGTCGCCGGAGGATATCAAGAAGCTGGAGGAGGGAATGAAGAAGGCCGCCCTTGGGGTTCAATAA
- a CDS encoding glutamate-cysteine ligase family protein has product MGQEIASTEFSDADEKEFRRRLREETNILNRWFQQERFEVPESPMCGLELEGWLTDSDFVPAPESEIFLAEVNNELVVPEISRFNFELNSVPMPIQKTVFSDLNRSLSTLWKTCTRQAESMGLRAIAIGSLPTIRANMLTLEHIYPSKRYFALNDRVMKLRRNQPTVLSLEGKEVLRVSHPDIMLEAAATSVQVHLQVALAEGKRFFNASTIASPFMAAVAANSPFLYGKALWSETRIPIFEQAVNLGSFRNLDGSVAKRVSLGNGYVRESLLELFLENLDGYPVLLPDNYNRTPEELSHLRLHNGTIWRWNRPLIGIGSDGTPHLRIEHRVPSSGPSMPDVIANTAFFLGLATHLARMPEPPEDRLSFAAVKRNFFQACKYGLNAEIEWIDGKLWNLQRLVLDELVGPAEEALESLGVDRDDIYKYLTRIIRPRVLTGQNGSNWQRAYINTHGANFQRLLEEYYQYQKQDIPVHEWKSEA; this is encoded by the coding sequence ATGGGACAGGAAATAGCCAGTACAGAATTCAGCGACGCGGATGAAAAGGAATTTCGGCGAAGGCTCCGGGAGGAGACCAATATTCTCAACCGCTGGTTCCAGCAGGAGCGGTTTGAGGTTCCGGAGAGCCCCATGTGTGGGCTCGAGCTCGAGGGCTGGCTCACCGACAGCGATTTTGTGCCAGCGCCGGAGAGCGAGATCTTTCTGGCAGAGGTCAACAATGAGCTGGTCGTGCCGGAGATCTCACGCTTCAATTTCGAGCTTAACAGTGTTCCCATGCCGATCCAGAAAACGGTGTTCAGTGACCTGAACCGGAGCTTGTCCACGCTCTGGAAGACCTGCACCAGGCAGGCCGAGTCCATGGGATTGCGCGCCATTGCGATCGGATCTTTGCCTACTATCCGCGCCAATATGCTCACACTGGAACATATCTATCCGAGTAAACGCTACTTCGCTCTGAACGACCGGGTGATGAAGCTGCGCCGCAATCAGCCGACCGTGCTGTCTCTGGAAGGCAAGGAGGTATTGCGGGTATCCCACCCGGACATCATGCTCGAGGCGGCGGCGACTTCGGTGCAGGTGCACCTGCAGGTGGCACTTGCCGAGGGCAAGCGTTTCTTCAATGCGTCCACCATTGCCTCGCCGTTCATGGCGGCAGTTGCGGCCAATTCTCCTTTCCTTTATGGCAAGGCACTCTGGAGCGAGACCCGTATTCCGATCTTCGAGCAGGCGGTCAATCTTGGCAGTTTCCGCAACCTGGATGGCTCCGTGGCGAAGCGGGTTTCCCTCGGCAATGGCTATGTGCGGGAATCGCTATTGGAGCTGTTTCTGGAAAACCTGGATGGCTATCCGGTACTGCTACCAGACAACTACAACCGCACGCCGGAGGAACTCAGCCACCTGCGTCTGCACAATGGCACTATCTGGCGCTGGAACCGGCCGCTGATTGGCATTGGCAGTGACGGCACGCCGCATCTGCGCATCGAGCACCGCGTACCTTCGTCCGGGCCTTCCATGCCCGATGTGATTGCCAATACGGCGTTTTTCCTCGGGCTGGCCACCCACCTTGCGCGCATGCCGGAGCCTCCGGAAGACCGGCTGTCATTTGCTGCGGTTAAAAGGAACTTCTTTCAGGCTTGCAAGTACGGTCTGAATGCCGAGATTGAATGGATCGATGGCAAGCTCTGGAATCTACAGCGTTTGGTGCTGGATGAATTGGTTGGCCCGGCAGAAGAGGCGCTGGAGTCCCTGGGCGTCGACCGGGACGATATCTACAAGTACCTCACCAGGATCATCCGCCCACGGGTGCTGACCGGGCAGAACGGTTCCAACTGGCAGCGTGCCTATATCAATACCCATGGCGCCAACTTCCAGCGCTTGCTGGAAGAGTATTACCAGTACCAGAAACAGGATATTCCGGTGCATGAGTGGAAAAGTGAAGCTTAA
- a CDS encoding M14 family metallopeptidase — MSGKVKLNFLEVLPDSFFDIEHPSRLHEVFDGPTLISLEGDAPEPLMISTLLHGNETTGFFALQRLLKNYRARLPRSLLIFFGNLEAAAQGVRHLPGQPDFNRIWGGGESPEARMAREVLGYARRKRVIANVDIHNTTGRNPYYACVNRTSEDFLRLSSGFTDIVIYFTEPHEVNSNAFAKICPSVTLECGLPGEAEGIAHLYQYLDKLLVSVGSEGRAADDCRIYHTVARLKVPYYCEFDFEFDENTDKDFSFMRSFDHFNFQRIAKGTVIAHRRANGPHLAVLDNCDRLVTEQYFGFQDGRVIALQDLIPSMFTTVKDVAREDSLGYLMEPYVGE; from the coding sequence ATGAGTGGAAAAGTGAAGCTTAATTTCCTCGAGGTTCTACCTGATTCTTTTTTCGATATCGAACATCCCAGCAGGCTGCACGAAGTTTTCGATGGGCCCACCCTGATCTCTCTGGAGGGGGATGCCCCGGAACCGCTGATGATCAGCACACTGTTGCATGGCAATGAGACCACCGGATTCTTCGCCCTGCAGCGGTTGCTGAAAAACTATCGGGCGAGGCTGCCCCGTTCCTTACTGATTTTCTTTGGCAATCTGGAAGCAGCGGCGCAGGGTGTCAGGCACCTGCCAGGACAGCCGGATTTCAATCGGATCTGGGGTGGGGGAGAAAGCCCGGAGGCGCGGATGGCGAGAGAAGTGCTCGGTTATGCGCGCCGCAAACGGGTGATCGCCAATGTCGATATCCACAACACCACAGGCAGAAATCCGTATTACGCCTGCGTGAACCGGACCTCAGAGGATTTCCTGCGCCTGTCCTCCGGCTTTACCGATATCGTGATCTACTTCACCGAGCCGCACGAGGTGAACTCGAATGCCTTCGCGAAGATTTGCCCCTCCGTCACTCTGGAATGCGGGTTGCCCGGGGAGGCGGAAGGGATTGCGCATCTTTACCAGTATCTGGACAAACTGCTGGTCAGTGTCGGCAGCGAGGGCAGGGCAGCGGATGACTGCCGTATTTATCACACTGTGGCGCGCCTGAAGGTACCCTACTATTGCGAATTCGATTTTGAGTTTGACGAGAACACCGACAAGGACTTCTCGTTTATGCGCTCGTTTGATCACTTCAATTTTCAGCGCATCGCCAAGGGCACCGTTATTGCACACAGGCGGGCCAATGGACCTCACCTAGCGGTATTGGACAACTGTGACAGGCTGGTAACCGAGCAGTATTTTGGCTTCCAGGACGGCAGGGTGATTGCCCTGCAGGATCTGATTCCGTCCATGTTCACCACGGTGAAAGATGTGGCCCGGGAGGATTCCCTCGGTTATCTGATGGAGCCCTATGTCGGCGAATAG